A portion of the Rhodococcus pseudokoreensis genome contains these proteins:
- a CDS encoding protein kinase domain-containing protein yields the protein MVEPDPCETQRGVIPGAEADLEASGFGAPCEIGRGGFGVVYRCTQAALDRTVAVKVLTADFDEQNRQRFLREGRAMGRLTGHPNIVGALQVGVTEHDRLFVVMEYHRHGSLDKHIRGVGPLPLEVALRLGVKLAGALETAHRLGIVHRDVKPANILFDNYGEPRLTDFGIAHMTGGFETATGVITGSPAFTAPEVLSGRSPNPASDIYSLGATLFCAITGHAAFERRQGEQLVAQFLRITTGPVPDLRENGVAGDVAAVIERAMASGPQDRQLTAAALGEDLRTVQRRHGFAVDDMAVPGDEATPGVLVRSRSGRGHDDGPAHKTPEGNLPLELTSFIGRRTELAETAKLLRSSRLVTLTGIGGVGKTRLALRAAATTAASFRDGVWLVELGDLRDAVLLIEVVAARLRVRERAPRSIKDSLVEHLAPRQVLLVLDNCEHLLDAVAGLAADLLHACPHLRILTTSREPLDIGGEVVFRVPPLTVPDRTSSLRGIPRYDAVTLFRERAVAAVSDFAVTDDNQAVVSSICRKLDGMPLPIELAAARIRVMSPEQILQRLTDRFALLTTGPRGAPSRQQTLRLSVDWSHELCSDHERLAWSRLSVFAGGFELDAAQHICSLDGGIGDTVDAVTALVDKSILLREQSGTVVRFRMLETIREYGRAKARQSGEYLALRSRHSNWYDQVCRAVESEWIGPGQLDAIARLDREQPNIREALEYCLSSADNRLVETGLRIATAMHLFWSIHGALSEGRRWLDRLLAHQSAQPTTSRIRALYADSVLAALQGEISAGTELVEEALALANQLAGSEMKTLVLFARGRLALFGGDTATACAHLSQALTEIRRVGDRTLLVAGLALLGLAHEIHGESTHAVTCYEEVLAVTEASGESVYRSYSLWALGVAQWRRHEHPQADRYLRQGLRLAHRVGDAVCSAACLEALAWLCGSEGDHRRAVTLLGASEAAGTAVGSSPVFLADMQVLHDTCAQNARLALGDGSFDVAYRAGATLGLAGAVGFALDEPGPAATIGTDQAVLTKRERQVADLVARGLTNREIATELVLSARTAQGHVQNILVKLGFTSRAQIAAWVASLRE from the coding sequence ATGGTTGAGCCCGACCCGTGCGAGACACAACGTGGTGTAATTCCTGGTGCCGAGGCGGACCTCGAGGCCTCTGGTTTCGGCGCCCCCTGTGAGATCGGGCGGGGCGGATTCGGGGTCGTTTACCGGTGCACGCAGGCAGCGCTCGATCGCACCGTCGCTGTGAAGGTACTCACTGCGGACTTCGATGAACAGAACCGTCAACGCTTCCTCCGTGAAGGCCGGGCGATGGGCCGGCTCACCGGTCACCCCAATATCGTCGGAGCGTTGCAGGTCGGAGTCACCGAGCACGATCGATTGTTCGTTGTGATGGAGTATCACCGGCACGGGTCATTGGACAAGCACATCCGCGGAGTCGGTCCGCTACCGCTCGAAGTCGCACTGCGCCTCGGCGTCAAACTCGCCGGGGCACTTGAAACCGCACACCGGCTCGGTATCGTGCACCGTGATGTGAAGCCTGCGAACATCTTGTTCGACAACTACGGAGAACCGCGGTTGACGGACTTCGGTATCGCGCACATGACCGGGGGTTTCGAGACCGCCACTGGGGTGATCACTGGTTCACCGGCATTTACGGCCCCGGAAGTGCTCTCCGGGCGTTCTCCGAACCCAGCTTCGGACATTTACAGTTTGGGCGCGACTTTGTTCTGCGCGATCACCGGACATGCCGCGTTCGAACGCCGCCAGGGTGAGCAGTTGGTGGCGCAGTTCCTGCGGATCACGACTGGACCTGTCCCGGATCTGCGTGAGAACGGTGTGGCCGGCGATGTGGCTGCGGTCATCGAACGGGCCATGGCCTCGGGTCCACAGGACCGCCAGCTGACGGCCGCGGCACTGGGTGAGGACCTGCGTACCGTGCAGCGCCGACACGGTTTTGCTGTCGACGACATGGCCGTACCGGGCGACGAAGCGACGCCGGGTGTGCTCGTGCGGTCCCGTTCCGGACGAGGACACGATGATGGTCCGGCCCATAAGACCCCCGAGGGGAATCTGCCCCTCGAGTTGACCAGCTTCATCGGCCGCCGGACCGAGTTGGCGGAGACGGCAAAACTGCTGCGGTCGTCTCGGCTGGTGACGCTGACCGGGATCGGCGGGGTCGGTAAGACCCGTCTGGCGCTTCGTGCGGCCGCGACCACGGCCGCATCCTTCCGTGACGGCGTGTGGTTGGTCGAGCTGGGTGACTTGCGGGACGCGGTCCTTCTCATCGAGGTGGTGGCCGCGCGGCTTCGCGTGCGTGAACGCGCACCCCGATCCATCAAGGATTCGCTTGTCGAGCATCTCGCGCCCCGGCAGGTGTTGCTGGTTCTCGACAATTGCGAGCACCTGCTCGATGCTGTCGCCGGGCTGGCCGCAGACTTGCTGCACGCATGTCCGCACCTGCGGATCCTCACCACGAGTCGGGAACCGCTGGACATCGGCGGCGAAGTCGTCTTCCGGGTACCGCCGCTCACGGTCCCCGATCGAACCTCGTCCCTACGCGGTATCCCTCGCTATGACGCGGTGACGTTGTTCCGCGAGCGCGCCGTAGCAGCGGTTTCCGATTTTGCGGTTACCGACGACAACCAGGCCGTCGTGAGCAGCATCTGCCGCAAACTCGATGGGATGCCCTTACCGATCGAGCTGGCCGCCGCAAGGATCCGAGTGATGTCGCCTGAACAGATTCTGCAGCGGCTGACCGATCGGTTCGCCCTTCTGACTACGGGTCCGCGAGGTGCACCGTCACGTCAGCAGACGCTCAGATTGTCGGTGGACTGGAGTCACGAGCTGTGCTCGGACCACGAGCGGTTAGCGTGGTCCCGACTGTCGGTGTTCGCTGGAGGATTCGAACTCGATGCAGCACAACATATTTGCTCACTAGACGGAGGAATCGGTGACACCGTCGATGCCGTCACCGCTCTCGTGGACAAGTCGATCTTGTTGCGAGAACAGTCCGGAACTGTCGTGCGGTTCCGGATGCTCGAAACCATCCGCGAATACGGCCGAGCGAAGGCCCGCCAGAGCGGCGAATATCTGGCACTACGATCTCGACACAGCAACTGGTACGACCAGGTGTGTCGCGCGGTGGAATCGGAATGGATCGGTCCGGGGCAACTGGACGCGATTGCTCGTCTCGATCGCGAACAGCCCAACATCCGGGAGGCACTCGAGTATTGCCTGAGCTCCGCCGACAACCGGTTGGTCGAGACGGGGTTGCGCATCGCGACGGCCATGCACCTGTTCTGGAGTATTCACGGCGCCCTCAGCGAGGGCCGTCGATGGCTCGACCGACTACTCGCGCACCAGTCGGCGCAGCCGACAACCAGCAGGATCAGGGCCCTGTATGCCGACAGTGTCCTGGCCGCGCTGCAGGGCGAAATCAGCGCGGGCACCGAACTGGTCGAAGAAGCTCTTGCTCTCGCCAACCAGCTAGCGGGGTCCGAGATGAAGACCCTGGTCCTGTTCGCCCGCGGGCGTTTGGCGCTATTCGGCGGTGACACCGCCACGGCATGTGCGCACCTGAGCCAGGCATTGACCGAAATTCGTCGCGTAGGCGATCGAACATTGCTGGTCGCCGGTCTTGCACTGCTTGGGCTGGCGCACGAAATTCACGGGGAGAGTACCCACGCTGTCACCTGCTACGAGGAGGTCCTTGCGGTTACCGAGGCGAGCGGCGAGTCGGTGTACCGCTCGTACTCGCTGTGGGCTCTCGGTGTCGCGCAGTGGCGCCGGCACGAGCACCCGCAGGCGGACCGTTACCTACGGCAGGGACTGCGCTTGGCGCATCGCGTGGGCGATGCGGTCTGCTCGGCGGCGTGCCTGGAAGCGTTGGCCTGGCTCTGCGGTAGCGAAGGGGACCATCGGCGCGCCGTGACACTGCTCGGGGCGTCCGAGGCGGCGGGAACCGCGGTGGGCAGCTCACCGGTGTTCTTGGCGGATATGCAGGTCCTGCACGACACATGCGCGCAGAATGCCCGCCTAGCTCTCGGTGACGGGTCCTTTGATGTGGCCTACCGGGCCGGTGCCACTCTCGGCCTGGCCGGCGCCGTCGGCTTCGCTCTCGACGAGCCTGGTCCTGCGGCAACGATTGGGACCGACCAGGCCGTGTTGACGAAGCGGGAACGTCAGGTCGCCGATCTGGTCGCCCGAGGCTTGACCAACCGTGAGATCGCAACCGAACTCGTGCTCTCCGCCAGGACCGCACAGGGGCACGTCCAGAACATCCTCGTCAAACTGGGTTTCACCTCACGCGCTCAAATCGCGGCGTGGGTGGCGAGCCTCAGGGAGTAG
- a CDS encoding TetR/AcrR family transcriptional regulator, whose product MEQPTRPGFATRRRTQLFDALVDLFLVEGFAHLTLDEIANRLRCSKSTLYTLAGSKEQLVRAATVHFFRRATEDVESRIEQIGGARERITAYLSAVGNALAAASDQFMADLDAFPPAREVYERNTQFAAGRVQELITEGVAAGDFRDVHAAFAADLAATMMVRIQQGSVHANTGLDDASAYRELASILTAGVST is encoded by the coding sequence ATGGAGCAGCCCACCCGACCCGGTTTCGCCACCCGACGGCGCACCCAGCTCTTCGACGCCCTCGTCGACCTCTTCCTGGTCGAGGGGTTCGCGCACCTGACGCTCGACGAGATCGCGAACCGGCTGCGCTGCTCGAAGTCGACGCTGTACACCCTCGCCGGCAGCAAGGAGCAGCTGGTCCGGGCCGCCACGGTGCACTTCTTCCGCCGCGCGACCGAGGACGTCGAGTCGCGCATCGAACAGATCGGCGGGGCCCGCGAGCGGATCACCGCGTACCTGTCGGCCGTCGGCAACGCCCTCGCGGCCGCGTCCGACCAGTTCATGGCCGACCTCGACGCCTTCCCCCCGGCACGGGAGGTGTACGAACGGAACACGCAATTCGCGGCCGGCCGCGTTCAGGAGTTGATCACCGAGGGCGTCGCCGCCGGCGACTTCCGCGACGTGCACGCCGCGTTCGCAGCCGACCTGGCCGCGACGATGATGGTGCGCATCCAGCAGGGCAGTGTCCATGCGAACACCGGACTCGACGACGCGAGCGCCTATCGCGAACTGGCCTCCATCCTGACGGCAGGTGTGAGCACATGA
- a CDS encoding acyl-CoA dehydrogenase family protein, whose amino-acid sequence MAVDRLLPTDEARDLIQLTRDVADKVLTPIVDEHEKSETYPEGVFATLGEAGLLSLPYPEEWGGGAQPYEVYLQVLEEIAARWAAVAVAVSVHSLACHPLMTFGTDEQKQQWLPDMLGGNTVGAYSLSEPQAGSDAAALACKAAATDGGYVVNGAKAWITHGGIADFYNLFARTGEGSKGISCFLVPKDTEGLTFGKPEEKMGLHAVPTTSAHYDDAFVPVERRIGAEGQGLQIAFSALDSGRLGIAAVAVGLAQAALDEAVAYAQERTAFGKKIIDHQGLGFLLADMAAAVDSARATYIDAARRRDAGLPYSRNASVAKLVATDAAMKVTTDAVQVLGGYGYTRDFRVERYMREAKITQIFEGTNQIQRLVISRTLAAN is encoded by the coding sequence GTGGCCGTCGATCGTTTGCTGCCTACTGACGAAGCCCGTGACCTGATCCAGCTCACGCGCGACGTCGCCGACAAGGTCCTGACGCCGATCGTCGACGAGCACGAGAAGTCGGAGACCTACCCCGAAGGCGTGTTCGCCACCCTCGGCGAGGCCGGACTGCTGAGCCTGCCGTACCCCGAGGAGTGGGGCGGCGGCGCGCAGCCGTACGAGGTGTACCTGCAGGTGCTCGAGGAGATCGCCGCGCGCTGGGCCGCCGTCGCGGTGGCGGTCAGCGTCCACAGCCTCGCCTGCCACCCGCTGATGACATTCGGCACCGACGAGCAGAAGCAGCAGTGGCTCCCGGACATGCTCGGCGGCAACACCGTCGGCGCCTACAGCCTGTCCGAGCCGCAGGCCGGATCCGACGCCGCCGCCCTGGCCTGCAAGGCCGCCGCGACCGACGGCGGGTATGTCGTCAACGGCGCGAAGGCCTGGATCACGCACGGCGGCATCGCCGATTTCTACAACCTCTTCGCCCGCACCGGTGAGGGCTCGAAGGGGATCTCCTGCTTCCTGGTCCCGAAGGACACCGAGGGGCTGACGTTCGGCAAGCCCGAGGAGAAGATGGGCCTGCACGCCGTGCCGACCACGTCCGCGCACTACGACGACGCCTTCGTGCCCGTGGAACGGCGCATCGGCGCGGAGGGGCAGGGTCTGCAGATCGCGTTCAGCGCACTCGATTCCGGCCGGCTGGGCATCGCCGCCGTCGCCGTCGGCCTCGCGCAGGCGGCCCTCGACGAGGCCGTGGCCTACGCCCAGGAGCGGACCGCGTTCGGCAAGAAGATCATCGACCACCAGGGCCTCGGGTTCCTGCTCGCCGACATGGCCGCCGCCGTCGACTCGGCGCGTGCCACGTACATCGACGCCGCCCGCCGCCGCGACGCCGGTCTGCCGTACTCCCGCAACGCGTCCGTCGCCAAGCTCGTCGCCACCGACGCCGCCATGAAGGTCACCACCGACGCCGTGCAGGTCCTCGGCGGCTACGGCTACACCCGCGACTTCCGCGTCGAGCGGTACATGCGCGAGGCGAAGATCACCCAGATCTTCGAGGGCACCAACCAGATTCAGCGTCTGGTCATCAGCCGCACCCTCGCCGCGAACTGA
- a CDS encoding TetR/AcrR family transcriptional regulator: protein MARPVDPGRKREVLDLAVGFLAENGLSGLTLRKLASSMGVSTNTLSYQFGSKEGLVEAALARARSSSLDMLDGLRAENPEITVAESVRQLWWWWREEPSRFAFPRLNMEAMMTANEADLAPGKRPELLSFWVAYFAKRLEQEGHSEESAIDHATLLLDTLTGLVMDIISTEDHARVDRTLDLLARILEPKYANDH, encoded by the coding sequence ATGGCGCGACCTGTGGATCCCGGTCGAAAGCGGGAAGTTCTCGACCTCGCCGTGGGGTTCCTGGCAGAGAACGGCTTGTCCGGTTTGACGCTCCGCAAACTCGCCTCCTCCATGGGGGTGAGTACCAACACGCTGTCGTATCAATTCGGCTCGAAAGAGGGATTGGTGGAGGCGGCGCTGGCCCGAGCCCGTTCGTCGAGTTTGGATATGCTCGACGGGCTTCGGGCCGAGAACCCCGAGATCACCGTCGCCGAGTCTGTGCGTCAACTGTGGTGGTGGTGGCGCGAGGAGCCCTCACGCTTCGCATTTCCGCGCCTGAACATGGAAGCCATGATGACGGCGAACGAGGCCGATCTCGCACCTGGTAAAAGGCCGGAACTTCTCAGCTTCTGGGTCGCATACTTCGCCAAACGACTTGAGCAAGAAGGGCATTCGGAAGAAAGTGCCATTGACCATGCAACCCTGTTGCTTGATACACTGACCGGACTCGTCATGGACATCATCAGCACCGAGGACCACGCCCGAGTTGACAGGACCCTCGATCTGCTCGCGCGCATCCTCGAGCCGAAGTACGCCAACGACCACTGA